One Thermomonas paludicola genomic window, GCAGATCGTGCTGACGTCCGGCTTGATGTACTGCATGGTGTCGTAGATCGCCATGCCGGCGGTGACCACGCCACCCGGCGAGTTGATGTACAGGCTGATGTCCTTCTCGGGATTCTCGGCTTCCAGGAACAGCATCTGCGCAACGACCACGTTGGCCACGTGATCGTCGATGCCGCCCACCAGGAAGATGACCCGTTCCTTCAGCAGGCGCGAATAGATGTCGTACGCGCGCTCGCCGCGGCTGGTCTGTTCGACCACCATCGGCACCAGGTTGAGGGATTTGATCGGGTCCATGGATTCTCGCTTTTGGCTGTGTGGGGCTGCCCCGGATTACGGGCTGATCGCTTCCTGGAAGCTCAATGCCTGCTCGGTATGCTGGGCGCGCTCGGCGATCCAATCGATCACCTGCTCTTCCATCACGCGATTCTGCAGACCCTGCATCAACTGGGGGTCGTTGCGGTACAACGCAATGACCTGCTCGGGCTGTTCATAGGTGGAGGCGATCAATCGCATGGTTTCGTTCAGGCGCTCTGGCTCCAGGCGCAGCTCGTTGCGGCGCGCGACCTCACCCACCAACAAGGCCATCAGCACGCGCTTGCGCGCTGCGTCCTGGAACGCCTCGGGGCCGGCGGTCAGCTGCTGGCCTTGGCGGCTCGCCTGCTCGGCCGCATTGGCCATCAACATGCGCGCCTCGTTCTCGACCAGCCGCGGTGGCAGCTCGACGTCCTTGTAGGCTTCGGTCAGCTGCTCACCCACTTCGCGGCGCAGGCGGTTCATCAGCGCACCCTTCAGCTCGCGCTCCAGGTTGCTGCGGATGTCGGCCTTGAACTGCTCGACATCGCCGCTGCGAACGCCGAAGCTGCGGATGAACGCGGCGTCGATTTCCGGCAACACCTGTTCCGCCACTTCCACCAGCTTGAAGGTCGAGGTCACCGTCTTGCCGGCGAACTGCTGGACGTGCCAATCGGCGGGCAGGGTGATGTCGAGGGTCTTTTCCTCGCCGGGCAGCATGCCGGCAATCGCCGACTCCACTTCAGGGTAGATCGCGCTGGAACCCAGCACGGTGCTGGCCTTCTCCACGCCCTCGGCGGGCATGCGCACGCCATCGACGGTGCTGGTGGTTTCAATGCTGGCCAGGTCGCCGGCCTTGGCCGCACGCTCCACCTTGCTCCAGCTGCCGCGCTGCTGGCGGAGGTTTTCCAGCATCCGCTCGATGTCGGCATCGGCCACTTCCGCAGTGTGCCGCACGACCTGCAGCTTGCCCATGTCGAGATCACCGAACTCCGGCACCAACTCCACCGACGCCACGTACTTCAGCTCGCCCTCGGCCGCATCTTCGCCCGGCTTCACTTGCGGCATGCCCGCCACGCGCAGTTCGTTGTCGCGCACGGCCTGGTCCAGCGCCTGGCGCAGCAGGCCATCCACGATCTCGGCGCGCACTTGGCCGCCATACCGCTGCTCGACCACCTTGGTCGGCACCTTGCCGGGACGGAAGCCCTTGATGCGCGCGGTATGCGCGATCTCGCGCAGGCGGCTGCCGACCTGGGCATCCACGTCGCCCGCAGGCAGGCTGAGGGTAACGCGGCGCTCGAGGTTGCCGGTGGATTCGACCGAGACTTGCATGAGGCGATGACTCCTGGGCGGGTTCGCGGGAACCCGGTAGCGGGAACAAGGGGTGATTCGAGCGCGACACGGCCGCGCGGAACGCACTAGTTTCCCCGATTTCGGCCACCGGTGCCAGCCACCCGCGTGAATGCGTTGACATGCGCTGCCCGGCGCCGGACAATGCCCGGCCTTTCGTAGCGCTGGCGTGCCACGGGAGACAGTGATCGCCGAGGTCAGGCGGCCGCTGGAATGTGTTGGTTCCATCGGCGGGGTATAGCGCAGTCTGGTAGCGCGCCTGCTTTGGGAGCAGGATGTCGGGGGTTCGAATCCCTCTACCCCGACCATTCCGGCAATGCCCGATACACTGGTTCCGGATCGAGCGCCCGTAGCTCAACCGGATAGAGCACCGGCCTTCTAAGCCGGTGGTTGCAGGTTCGATTCCTGCCGGGCGCGCCAATGTTCCAGAAGTTGAAGTTCCGTGGTGGCTGTAGCTCAGTTGGTTAGAGTCCTGGATTGTGATTCCAGTTGTCGGGGGTTCGAGTCCCCTCAGCCACCCCACCCTTGTCCGGGTCGGGATGTTGCATCGCGGAATTTGTCTGCTACAATTTTTTTCTCGGGCCGTTAGCTCAGTTGGTAGAGCAGTTGACTCTTAATCAATAGGTCGAAGGTTCGAATCCTTCACGGCCCACCAAATACCCGAGACGCCCGGCCATGTGCCGGGCGTTTTCGTTTCCCGGGCACCGATGTGCGCGGATTCGAACCTGCGGTTCGCCCGCTGCGCGGGCCCTGCCCTGCGCGAGGCAGCGCGCAGGGCGTTCGCGGGCTCGCAGCGGCGCTGCTCGAAAGCCCCGCTCACCCTTCACGGCCCACCAAATACCCGAGACGCCCGGCCATGTGCCGGGCGTTTTCGTTTCCCCACGAAAAAGCCCCGCAGGACGGGGCGTTTTCGTGGTTGCGCAGCGCTGGATGGCGCGCACCCGCTAGAACGGGATGTCATCGTCAAACGGCACGCTGCTGTCGAAATCAGCCGCCTTCCTGGCGGGCGCTGCCGCCGGCTCGCGGCGCTGGGCGGGCGCACGCTGCGCCCGATCTCCGCCGTAGCTGCCGCCTCCGCTGCCGCGCTGGTAGCGACCCTCATTGCCGTCTTCACTGCCACTGCGCGGACCGCCACCTTCACCGCCGCCGATCATCTGCATCTCGTCGGCAACAATGTCGGTGGTGTAATGCTTCACCCCGTCCTTCTCGTAGGAGCCGTACTCGATGCGGCCCTCGATATAGACCTGGCGGCCTTTCTTCAGGTACTCGCCGGCAATCTCGCCCAGCTTGCCGAACAGCTTGACCCGGTGCCATTCGGTCTTTTCGATCTGCTGGCCGTCCTTGTCCTTGCGAACGCTGGTGGTGGCCACGCTCAGCGTGGTGATCGCCATCCCGCCCTGCGTGTATTTCACGTCCGGGTCGTTGCCGAGGTTGCCGACCAGGATCACCTTGTTTACGCCGCGTGCCATAGCTGCCTCTGTCTCGTTTCGTCCGGAGCGGACGATCACATTGAAGTATAGCCGGCAACCGGATGGCAGCCGGCACATGCCGTATCGCAGGGTCGGAAAATCCCTTCGCCGCTTATACTTCGTCATTCACCGATGAGCCAGCTCATGACTGCTTCCAGCACCAGCAATGCCCTGCCCGACCTCAAGGCGATCCAGGCCCTGGCCTCGGCAGACATGGCCGCGCTGGATTCACTGATTCGCCAGCGGCTGGCCTCGGACGTGGTGCTGATCAACCAGATCGCCGAATACATCATCGGGGCGGGCGGCAAGCGGTTGCGACCGATGCTGCTGCTGCTGGCGGCCGGGGCGCTGGGCGACGCGCAGGGCAAGGGCGTCGGCGGCGACGCCCACCAGCTGGCGGCGGTGGTGGAGTTCATCCACACCTCCACCCTGTTGCATGACGACGTGGTCGATGAATCCGACCTGCGCCGCGGCCGCAAGACCGCCAATGCGGTATGGGGCAATGCGGCCAGCGTGCTGGTCGGCGATTTCCTGTACTCGCGCAGCTTCCAGCTGATGGTGGAGCTGGAGCGGATGGACGTGCAGAAAATCCTGGCCGACACCACCAACACCATCGCCGAGGGCGAGGTGCTGCAGCTGCTGCACGTGCGCAACCCGGACACCGACGAAGCCGCCTACCTGCGGGTGATCGAACGCAAGACCGCGATCCTGTTCGCCGCCGCCACCCGCCTGGGCGCGCTGCTGGCCGGCGCCGACGCCGCCACCCAGCAGGCCCTGCACGACTACGGCCTGAACCTTGGCTATGCCTTCCAGATCGCCGACGACGTGCTGGACTACGCTTCCAATGCCGTCACGCTGGGCAAGAACCTGGGCGATGACCTCGCCGAAGGCAAGATGACCCTGCCGTTGATTCACGCGATGGCGCACAGCGACGATGCCACCCGCGCCGAGCTGCGCCGGATCGTCGAACACGGCGACATCGACGGCATGCCGGCGGCACTGGCCGCCATCGATGCCTGCAACAGCCTGGCCTACAGCCGCCAGCGCGCAATGGACTACGCGCGCGCCGCCGAGGACGCGCTGGCCGGGCTTGCACGCGGAAACCACACCGCAGCGCTGCTGGGGCTGGCGCACCACGCGGTCAATCGCGACCACTGACGCGGGTTACTCGCGCAGCGCAAATCGCCCGGCAAAGAAGCCGTGCATCATCGCGTAGGCGCGGCGTGCGGCACGCGGGTCGTACTTGCAGCCGGGCTTGTTGGCTGTCTCCAGCGCGAAGCAGTGCACCGCACCGCCGAAGTTGACGAACTGCCAATCCGCGCCCGCGCTGTCCATTTCATCTTCGAACGGCACGATCGCCGCCTTCTGGCTTTGGTCTGCGGCGCCGTTCAACACCAGGATGGGCGTCTTGATGGTGCCCGGCGTCGCCGGACGTTCGGTGTGCAGCCCGCCGTGGAAAGTCACGATGCCGGCCAGCTTGACGCCGCTGCGCGCCAGTTCCAGCACCGATGAGCCGCCGAAGCAGAAGCCGAACGCACCGATTCGCGTGGCATCCAGCGGCACCACCGAGGCTTGCGCCTTGAAGGCATCCAGCGCTGCCTGCATGCGCGCGCGCATCAGCTCCGGCTTCGGATACAGCCCCTGCACCTGCGCCAGCGCCTGCTTGTCGTCGGCCGGGCGCACGCCCGCGCCGTACATGTCCACCACGAACACCACGTAGTCGCTACCAGCCTGCTGCCTGGCCTTGTCCAGCGCGGCGGGGGTGACGCCGTACCAGTCCGGCACCATCAGCAAGCCGGGGCGCATCGCCTTCGATGCATCGTCATACACCACGTAGCCGCTGAAGCGATCCTTGCCCTGCGTCCATTCGACAGGCTTTGCCTGCATGGCGGCGAAGGCGGGGGCGGCGGCGAACAGCAGTCCGAAAGCGAGCAGGAGGCGGCGCATGGGGATGGCTCCGGTGGCGATCTGCCTACGCTACCGGAGTTGGGTTTAGTTGGCGTGAACCTATCCCCCGTCATTCCCGCGAAGGTGGGAATGACGGGCAAACGCTTAGGCGATGCCCATGCCCTGGATGCCGGAAATCGCGTCCGGATCGAAGCCGGCCAATTCGGCGAAATGGCGGCCGCGCGCCACGTAGTTGCGGTACGGGCCGAAGCTGGGCGCGCCGGGCGACAGCAGCACCACGCCGCCGTCCGGCAGCGCGGCGCGGGCCTTGCCCATCGCCTCGGCCAGGTCGCCGGCGGCTGCCAGCGTGAAGCCGGCCTGCGCCGCAACGGGCGCCAGCAGCGCGTGGATGCGCGGGCCGTTCTGCCCCATCGTCACCACCGCGTCCGGCGCGCGCAGGCGCATCGCGTCGGCGAACGCGTCCCACGGCAGGCCGCGGTCGTGGCCGCCGACCAGCACCGCCACCGGCCGATCCGCGTACAACTCGAGCGCGGCCAGCGTCGCCATCGGCGTGGTGCTGATCGAATCGTTGACGTAGAGGATGCCGTCGCGCTCGCCCAGCGGCTGCAAGCGATTGGGCAGCGGCTGGAAGCTGGCCGCGTGCGTGGCCAGTGCCGCCGCATCGAGGCCGAACGCGTCCAGCGCGGTCAGCACCGCGCACAGGTTGCTGCGGTTGTGGCGACCGGGCAGCGGCAACGTGGCGGTGTCCATCACGAAGGCATCGCCGCGATGCAGCGCATCGCCGCGCAGGTGCCAGCCGCGCGCGTCGCCATACCAATGAATCTCGCTGTCCGGCAGCTGCAGTTTCGCCAGCAGCGGATCGGCCGCATTCAACACGGCGATGCGCGGCTGCGCCTCCATCACCAGCGCCAGCTTGTCGGCGATGTAGCGCGCCTCGCTGCCGTGCCAGTCCAGGTGCTCCGGGTGCAGGTTGGTGACGATGGCGATGTGCGGCCGGGCGCCTGCCGCGGCGACGTCGCGGGTCTGGTAGCTGGAGAGTTCGATGGCCCAGGCTTCGGCATCGCCGTCCAGCAGTTCCAGCAGCGGCACGCCGATGTTGCCGCACAGGGCGGTGCGCAGCCCGGCCGCACGCAGCAGGTGCGCCAGCAGCGACGTGGTGGTGCTCTTGCCCTTGGTGCCGGTGACGCAGATCGCGTTCGCCACTTCGCCGCCGGCATCGGCACGCTCGGCGAACCACAGCGCGGTGCCGCCGAGGAAGCGGGTGCCGCGCTGCGCGGCGAATGCGGCCTCCGGCCTGTAGGGGCTGATGCCGGGCGACTTCACCACCACCTCGAACGCGGCGAGGCGCTCGCCGGTGGCGGCATGCTCGATGGACAGCAGCGGGTCGCCAAGACCGGCCGCTTCGGCCGCTTCCGCCTCGCTGCAGAACAACGTCAACGGCAGCGCAGACAGGCGCGCGCGCAAGGCCGTGTGGGCGGCGCGCCCTTCATGCCCCCAGCCCCACAGCGCCACGCGGCGACCGGACAGGTCGTCGATGCGCAGCCGCTCAGGCAGCGAAGCGGACACGCAGGCGCTCCCACAGCGCGGCGGGAATGCGATGGTCGTTGTCCAGTGCCAGCAGCGGCTCGATGGCGAGCCCAGCCGCGTCCAGCTGCGGTTCGATCTGTTTTGCGAAGCGCTTCACCACCGCGTCCTCGCGCCAGTCCGGGCGCTGCGCCAGCGTCGCCATCGCCGCGCGCGACTCGCGGCCCTCGCCCACGCACTCGAACGGCTTGTGGTCGCCGTATTCCAGCAGCGCGTCGAAGCCGGGCACCTGCGCCGGATCGTCCAGCAGGTTGCGGCCGACGATGCCGACCAGCCGCAGCTTGGGCATGAACGGCGCCAGCGCCAGGAACACGAAGTGGCACTTCGGGCAGACCCCGCACCAGCGGCTGGTGGGGCGCTCGCCGAGGATGTGGAAGTTGCGGTTGCAGCTGGAGAAATACGCGTCGTAGCGGTCCGTCCTGGCGAACTGCCGCGCCACCGCCAGCTCGCTCAGCGGGCGCAACAGCGAGTAGTAGTGCAGGTCGGCGGCCACGTGCGACTGCAGGTAGTCGCCGAACGCCGATTCGAACGCCCAGCCCTTGGACCACTGGTGGTTGACCTCGCCGGTGCCGGGGATCTGCGAGCCGTAGCTGGCCGAGCGCTCGTTGGAGAACACCACCTGGTCGACGCCCAGCAGCACCGCGGCGAAGGCCATGATCGCCGAGTTCACCGCGGTCACCGGGATGTGGCCGTTCCACGCGCCCTGGCGGTTGAATTCGAACAGCTGCGGCGCCAGCTGGCGGCCGATGTTGAGCGTGGGGAGGCCGGTGTGCGCGGCGCAGGCGGCGATCAGCTGCGAACCGCCGATCCACGTCACCGTCTGGGCGACGCCCTCGGCGCACAGCGCCTCGATGCTGACCAGCGAGTCCTTGCCGCCGCCGATGGCGACCAGCGCGTGCGGGCGCAGGCCGAGCCCGGGTGCGGGCAGCGAGGGCGCGGCGTCAGCCGGAAAGCGGATCCTGCCGCGCAGGTCCAGCCCGTTGCGGTAGGCGAATTCGCCCAGCCCGTTGCGGTAGACAGTCTGCAGCAACGCGGCGGTGTCGGCGTCGATGGCGTAATCGTCGAGGCGGATCTCGCCCGGCACCGCCGCCTTGTAGTAGCTCACGCCGGCGATCAGGTGCAGCAGGCGCAGCGCGCGCAGCGCAGCGGCGGCACGCGCTTCGTCCAGCGCGAACGGCGCGCCCGGCAAGGTGACCGTCTCGGTCAGTTCCGGGCCGTCGTCGAAGGCATACACCAATTGCGCCACGCCGGTCTGCGCGTCGAAGGCGCAGCGGACGAAGCGGAACGTGCGGATGGTGTCGCGGTTGAAAATCCAGTCGGTCATGGTTGCTCGATAGCTTTGCTGCGCGGTTCAACCCGCGTCCGGAAGGACGGCTTCCGCCGGCAGCGTGCGCAGATTGTAGGCGCTGGCCATGCTGAAGCCGTAGGCGCCGGCGTCGGCGATCAGCATCACGTCGTCCGGCGCGGTGGTGGCGGGCAGCTTGACCCGGTGGCCGAACACGTCGCTGGACTCGCAGATCGGCCCGACCACGTCGAAATCGCGCTGCGCGCCATCGTCCAGCCGCGACAGGTTGTGGATGTCGTGCCACGCGTCGTACAGCGCCGGGCGGATCAGCGCGTTCATGCCGGCGTCCAGCCCGACCCGCAGCACCCCGTCCTTCTCCACCACCTGGGTCGCGCGCGCCAGCAGCACGCCGGCCTCGGCCACCAGGAAGCGGCCGGGCTCGATCGCCAGCTGGAAGGCCGGATGCACCGCCTTGATCGCGGCCAGTCCCGCCGCCCAGGTGTCGAGGTCGAACGGCTCGTCGTCGTCGGTGTAGGGAATCGGCAGGCCGCCGCCGATGTCCAGCACTTCCACGCTGCCGATGCGGCGGGCGAAGCCGGCCAGCTCGTCCACCACTTCCTGCCAGTGGCCGACGGTTTCGATGCCGCTGCCCAGGTGCGCGTGCAGGCCGGTGATGCGCACGTCCAGCGCGCGCGCGGCCTGCGCGAACTCCTCCACCCGCTGCGCGGACAGGCCGAACTTGGCCTCCTTGCCGCCGGTGTTGACCTTCTCGTGGTGGCCATCGCCGTGGCCGAGGTCGATGCGCAGCCACAGCGCGCGGCCGCGGAACACCTCCGGCCAGCGGCGCAGCAGCTCCACGTTGTCCACGGTGACGGTGACGCCGCGCGCCAGCGCCGCCTCGTACTCGTTGATCGGCGCGAAGCTGGGCGTGAACAGCACGCGCTGCGGATCGAAGTCCGGCAGCGCCGCGAACACGCGTTCGAGTTCACCCAGCGAGACGCATTCCAGCCCGAAGCCTTCCTCCGCCAGCGTGCGCAGGATGGCCGGGTGCGAGTTGGCCTTGATCGCGTAGTAGCAGCGATCCACCGCGGCGATCGCCTTGAGCTGGCGCGCGCGTTCGCGCACCGTGGGCAGGTGGTAGACGTAGCGCGGGGTGCCGGCCTGCGCCAGGTGCAGCAGCGCGTCGCGCTCGCCCGGCGCCTTCCACCACGGCGTCGGGCGCGGGCGCAGCGCACCGATGATCTCGCGCCAGCGCGGGCCGAACACGGCGTCCTCGTACACCGGCATCGCGCCGGAATCGATCAGCGCGGCGTGCAGCTTCGGCAGCATGCCGTCGGCGGCGGCCTCGTCCACCACGAAGGTGAGGTTGAGGTCGTTCGAGGACTGCGAGATCAGGTGCACGTTCTCGCGCCCGAACATCGCCCACACGTCCTGCAACTTGTGCAGCAGCGAGCGCATGCCGCGCCCCACCAGCGTGATGGCGGCGCAGGGCACGATCACCTTGACCCGGCAGATCGCCGACAGGTCGGCCGACAGCGCAGCCAGCACGTCGGTGTTGACCAGGTTCTCGGAGGGATCCAGCGAGACGGTGACGTTGGTTTCCGCCGAACCGATCAGATCCACCGACAGCCCATGCTGCTTGAACAGCGCGAACACGTCGGCCAGGAAGCCCACCTGCTGCCACATGCCGATGCCTTCCATCGACACCAGCACGATGCCGTTGCGGCGGCTGATCGCCTTCACCCCGGGGACGGGCTCCGCCGCATCATCAATGCTGGTGCCGGGCAGGTGCGGGCGCTCGGTATCGAGGATCGCCATCGGCACGCCGCTGTTGCGGCAGGGCCGCAGCGCGCGCGGGTGCAGCACCTTGGCGCCGGTAGTGGCGATTTCCTGCGCCTCGTAATAGTCCAGCCGGGTCAGCAGGCGCGCGTCCGGCACCTCGCGCGGATTGGCGCTGAACATGCCGGGCACGTCGGTCCAGATCTCCACCCGGCGGGCGCCGAGCAGCGCGCCGAAATAGGCGGCCGAGGTATCCGAGCCGCCGCGCCCGAGGATCGCGGTGCCGCCGTCCTGGTGCCGGGAAATGAAACCTTGCGTGATGAGCAGGCGTGTGGGCTGCGATGCGAAATGCACGCGCCAGTCTTCGCTGCCCTGCCAGCGGCAGTTCACCGACAGCCGCTGCGACCACGCGCTCTGGTTGGGCTGCGGCGGCAGCGCATCGAGCCAGTCGCGCGCATCCATCCAGCCGATGTCCAGGCCCTGCGCGCGCAGGTAGGCAGCCCCTATCGTGGACGACAGCAACTCGCCCTGCCCCAGCACCTCGGCCTGCCAGTCCAGCGTGCGCGTGGCCGCGCGCGGATCGTCCAGCAGCGCGCGCAGCGCGGACAGCCGCTCGCCCAGCACTGCATCGGCATCAAGCTCGAGCTCGGCGAGGAAGGCGCGATGCCGCGCATCGAGCCGGGCCACGCGCTCCGCGCCGTCGGCGGCACCGTCGGCAATCGCGGTCAGCTCGTTGGTGACGCCGGACAGCGCCGACACCACCACCAGCACCCGCGCATCGTTGTCCTTCGCCCTGCCCGCCACCAGCCGGCCGATGGTGTCCCAGCGCGTGCGTTTCGACACCGATGTTCCACCAAACTTGAGGACAAGCCAGCGATCGTCGGGCGCAAGAGTCGGGGACATGGATTCGGGGGAAATGAGAGAAGGGAAATACCGCCACTGCGGCTGTCAGGCATTCTAGCGAGCCAACACCGCCGAATAGTGCAGCGCAACATGATCCGTCGTTATATGCAATTGGACGTCTTCGCCTCCCGTCCCGGCCTGGGCAATCCGCTGGGTGTGGTGCTGGACGCAAACGACATGGACACCGCGGCGATGCAATCGCTGGCCGCGTGGCTGAACCTGTCGGAGACGGTGTTCTTCCTGCCGCCCGCCCCCGGCGCGGACTACCGCATCCGCATCTTCACCCCCGGCAGCGAGCTGCCGTTCGCTGGCCATCCCAGCGTGGGCGCGGCATGGGCAGCCGCGCAGCACGGGCTGGCGCAGCCGCGTGACGGCGCGCTGGTGCAGCAGTGCGGCGCCGGCCTCCTGCCGGTCCGCATCACCCCCGACGGCGGCACCAAGCTGCCATTCGTGCGCAGCCCGCGCGGCCGTGAACTGGCCCGGCAGGTGGCCCCATTGCCGGCCGGGCTGGACGCCATTGCCACGCCCGGACAGCCTGCGGCGCTCTGGCACAACGGCCCGGCGTGGTGGCTGGTCGAGGCCGCGTCGGCCAGCCAGCTGCGCAATTTCCGCCCGGACTTCTCTGCCATCGCGAACTGGAGCAATGCCACCCAGGCCACCGGCGTGGCGATGTTCGCCTTCGAATCGGCGGATGAGACCCAGCTGGTGGTGCGCGCGTTCTGCCCCGGCGATGCGGTCAACGTGCCGGAAGACCCGGTCACCGGCAGCGCCAACGCCGTGGTGGCCGCATGGCTGCATCAACAGGGCCGCATGCCCGGCCACGATGGCGCTTACGTCGCCAGCCAGGGCCGTGAGCTGGAGCGTGACGGCCGGGTCGCGGTACGGGTGGATGCAGACGGCGAGGTATGGATTGGCGGACGCGTGCAGCAGGTCATCGTCGGGCAATTGGACTGGTAACCTGCGCGACCCTCACGCCCCGCACCCCGCCCCTCATGAAGCGCCGCTACCTGCAACTTGACGTCTTCGCCTCTCGTCCCGGCAACGGCAACCCGCTGGCCGTGGTGCTGGATGCGCAGGGACTGGACGATGCCGCAATGCAAGCCATCGCGCGCTGGACGCGCCTGCCGGAAACCACCTTCGTGTGTCCGCCGACATCCGCGCAGGCAACCCATCGCATCCGCATGTTCAGCCCGCGTCGGGAAGTGCCGTTCGCCGGACATCCCAGCGTGGGCACCGCCCACGTGTTGCTGGATGCCGGACGGGTGACGCCACGCGACGGCCTGCTGGTGCAGGAAGGCGTGGCCGGCCTGCTGCCACTGCAGGTGCGTGGCGAAGGCGTGACGCGCACGATTGCGGTACGCACGCCGCGTGCCCGCGTGCAGGAAATCGCCGCGGCCGACGACACCCGCCTAGCCGCCGCGCTGGCCGGCCTGCAGCTGGGCGCGCTGCCGCCGGTGCTGATGGACGGCGGTCGCCGCTGGTGGCTGGTGGAACTGGCCAGCGAAGCGCACCTGCGCAGCATCAGGCCAAACTGGGAAGCGATCAGCACACTGGCGGAAGCGACCAGCAGCATGGGGGTATTCGTGTATGCGCGCAGCGCCGACCCCATCCACTATTTCGCCGTGCGTGCCTTCGTGGGCGCACCGGCGCATTTTGAAGATGCCGCCTCGGGCGCTGCCAACGCCACGCTGGCCGCGTGGCTGGCAGACCGCAACGCCCTGCCCGGCAGCGACGGGTTCTACCGGGTCAGCCAAGGCCGCGAAGTGGGACACGACGCGATCATCGAGCTGACGGTCGATGCCCACGGCGAGGTCTGGTCCGGTGGCCGCGCGGTGACCGTGGTGCGTGGCGAACTGGACTGGCCAGCGGCGTAAAAGCGCCGTCCCCAGCGCGGGCCGAAACCGAAAACCGGGCAGACCACCTCGCTGCTCATGCGTGCTTTGCTGCTTCCGCCAGCAGCAATGCCGTTTCCTCCGCCAGCTGCCGGACACAGATATCCATCTGTGCGCGCCGGGTGCGGAAGCTCAACACGCAGACGCGTGCCAGGAAACGCTCCCCCACCATCGCGCCGGTCACCATCACCTCGCCGCGCGCGGTGACGCGATCCATCAGCGCGCGCGTCGCCGTATTCTGCGCCGCCAGCGTCGCAAGCGCCGGGCTTTGCAGATGGAAGGCGAACAGCGACAGCTGCGGCATCGCATCCATCACCACGCCGGGAATCTGCGCCACCTGTTCGGCTGCCCACACCGCCAGCGCGCGCTTTTCCGCCAGCGCCGCGCGGTAC contains:
- a CDS encoding bifunctional aspartate kinase/diaminopimelate decarboxylase produces the protein MSPTLAPDDRWLVLKFGGTSVSKRTRWDTIGRLVAGRAKDNDARVLVVVSALSGVTNELTAIADGAADGAERVARLDARHRAFLAELELDADAVLGERLSALRALLDDPRAATRTLDWQAEVLGQGELLSSTIGAAYLRAQGLDIGWMDARDWLDALPPQPNQSAWSQRLSVNCRWQGSEDWRVHFASQPTRLLITQGFISRHQDGGTAILGRGGSDTSAAYFGALLGARRVEIWTDVPGMFSANPREVPDARLLTRLDYYEAQEIATTGAKVLHPRALRPCRNSGVPMAILDTERPHLPGTSIDDAAEPVPGVKAISRRNGIVLVSMEGIGMWQQVGFLADVFALFKQHGLSVDLIGSAETNVTVSLDPSENLVNTDVLAALSADLSAICRVKVIVPCAAITLVGRGMRSLLHKLQDVWAMFGRENVHLISQSSNDLNLTFVVDEAAADGMLPKLHAALIDSGAMPVYEDAVFGPRWREIIGALRPRPTPWWKAPGERDALLHLAQAGTPRYVYHLPTVRERARQLKAIAAVDRCYYAIKANSHPAILRTLAEEGFGLECVSLGELERVFAALPDFDPQRVLFTPSFAPINEYEAALARGVTVTVDNVELLRRWPEVFRGRALWLRIDLGHGDGHHEKVNTGGKEAKFGLSAQRVEEFAQAARALDVRITGLHAHLGSGIETVGHWQEVVDELAGFARRIGSVEVLDIGGGLPIPYTDDDEPFDLDTWAAGLAAIKAVHPAFQLAIEPGRFLVAEAGVLLARATQVVEKDGVLRVGLDAGMNALIRPALYDAWHDIHNLSRLDDGAQRDFDVVGPICESSDVFGHRVKLPATTAPDDVMLIADAGAYGFSMASAYNLRTLPAEAVLPDAG
- a CDS encoding PhzF family phenazine biosynthesis protein; the encoded protein is MIRRYMQLDVFASRPGLGNPLGVVLDANDMDTAAMQSLAAWLNLSETVFFLPPAPGADYRIRIFTPGSELPFAGHPSVGAAWAAAQHGLAQPRDGALVQQCGAGLLPVRITPDGGTKLPFVRSPRGRELARQVAPLPAGLDAIATPGQPAALWHNGPAWWLVEAASASQLRNFRPDFSAIANWSNATQATGVAMFAFESADETQLVVRAFCPGDAVNVPEDPVTGSANAVVAAWLHQQGRMPGHDGAYVASQGRELERDGRVAVRVDADGEVWIGGRVQQVIVGQLDW
- a CDS encoding PhzF family phenazine biosynthesis protein, with amino-acid sequence MKRRYLQLDVFASRPGNGNPLAVVLDAQGLDDAAMQAIARWTRLPETTFVCPPTSAQATHRIRMFSPRREVPFAGHPSVGTAHVLLDAGRVTPRDGLLVQEGVAGLLPLQVRGEGVTRTIAVRTPRARVQEIAAADDTRLAAALAGLQLGALPPVLMDGGRRWWLVELASEAHLRSIRPNWEAISTLAEATSSMGVFVYARSADPIHYFAVRAFVGAPAHFEDAASGAANATLAAWLADRNALPGSDGFYRVSQGREVGHDAIIELTVDAHGEVWSGGRAVTVVRGELDWPAA